A genomic stretch from Falco naumanni isolate bFalNau1 chromosome 4, bFalNau1.pat, whole genome shotgun sequence includes:
- the PLPPR3 gene encoding LOW QUALITY PROTEIN: phospholipid phosphatase-related protein type 3 (The sequence of the model RefSeq protein was modified relative to this genomic sequence to represent the inferred CDS: inserted 2 bases in 1 codon; deleted 1 base in 1 codon): MIPPKEKARAPKDSMTLLPCFYFVELPIVASSIVTLYFLELTDLFKPAKVGFQCYDRALSMPYVETNEELIPLLMLLSLAFAAPAASIMVGEGIVYCLQSRLKGRAGAEGSINAGGCNFNSFLRRTVRFVGVHVFGLCATALVTDVIQLATGYHAPFFLTVCKPNYTLLGTPCDANPYITQDICSGTDKHAILSARKTFPSQHATLSAFAAVYVSMYFNSIISDSTKLLKPILVFAFAIAAGICGLTQITQYRSHPADVYVGFLIGSGIAAYLAYHAVGNFRAPTERVPVPAPAKDALRALTQRGHDSVYHQNKSVSTDELNPQTRLEEAARPVPREKNSLGSLKRASVDVDLLAPRSPMGKENMVTFSNTLPRVNTPSMDDPARRHMTIHVPVDASRSKQLITEWKQKSLEGRSMTLAEEAAHGRGAGDTGEDVPPSLYPTVQARSAERAAMGPRVLIQPRPGASQLVHIPEESQAGAGVPAGSGAAVRAKWVMVAEKGGAQRVANPPRLMQVIAMSKQQSIVSVTPKHSETSSSSTSSDSSQYRSPSERDSSSIITIDAHAPHHPIVHLSAGNGPWEWKSGPKGPEGPDAYELGELGKDFRAFRPAKSAGVSPGSSVSDMEQDEPRYGSLATIPGAAGGGGGERGDTPPRGAXLGTASQESTLRRKPAERDGQVDSEVDHYYKKMQASRRFKD, from the exons ATGATCCCCCCCAAGGAGAAGGCCAGGGCTCCCAAGGACAGCATGACGCTCCTGCCCTGCTTCTACTTCGTGGAG CTGCCCATCGTGGCCTCCTCCATCGTGACGCTCTACTTCCTGGAGCTGACGGACCTCTTCAAGCCAGCCAAGGTGGGCTTCCAGTGCTACGACCGGGCGCTCTCCATGCCCTACGTGGAGACCAACGAGGAGCTCATCCCGCTGCTCatgctgctcagcctggcctTCGCGGCGCCAGCCGCCTCG ATCATGGTCGGGGAGGGCATCGTGTACTGCCTGCAGTCCCGGCTGAAGGGACGCGCCGGTGCCGAGGGCAGCATTAACGCCGGCGGCTGCAACTTCAACTCCTTCCTGCGCCGGACCGTAAGGTTTGTGG GCGTCCACGTGTTCGGGCTCTGTGCCACGGCCCTGGTGACGGACGTTATCCAGCTTGCCACGGGCTACCACGCTCCCTTCTTCCTGACCGTCTGCAAGCCCAACTACACGCTGCTGGGCACCCCCTGCGATGCCAACCCCTACATCACCCAGGACATCTGCTCGGGCACAGACAAGCACGCCATCCTCTCTGCCAG GAAGACTTTCCCGTCCCAGCACGCGACGCTCTCGGCTTTTGCTGCCGTCTACGTGTCG ATGTATTTCAATTCCATCATCTCGGACAGCACCAAACTCCTCAAGCCCATCCTGGTCTTCGCCTTTGCTATCGCCGCCGGCATCTGTGGCCTGACCCAGATCACCCAGTACCGCAGCCACCCCGCCGACGTCTATGTGGGCTTCCTGATCGGCTCCGGCATTGCCGCCTACCTG GCTTACCACGCTGTCGGCAACTTCCGCGCCCCGACGGAGAGAGTCCCGGTACCGGCGCCGGCCAAGGACGCGCTGCGGGCGCTGACGCAGCGGGGCCACGACTCTGTCTACCACCAGAACAAGTCGGTGAGCACCGATGAGCTGAACCCACAGACACGGCTGGAGGAGGCGGCGCGGCCGGTGCCACGGGAGAAGaactccctgggcagcctgaaGCGGGCCAGCGTGGATGTGGACCTGCTGGCCCCCCGCAGCCCCATGGGCAAGGAGAACATGGTGACCTTCAGCAACACCCTGCCCCGCGTCAACACCCCCTCCATGGACGACCCCGCGCGGCGCCACATGACCATCCACGTCCCTGTGGATGCCTCCCGCTCCAAGCAGCTCATCACCGAGTGGAAGCAGAAATCACTGGAGGGCCGGAGCATGACACTGGCAGAGGAGGCAGCGCATGGCCGGGGTGCTGGGGACACCGGCGAGGATGTCCCCCCCTCCCTCTACCCCACGGTGCAAGCGCGCTCAGCCGAGCGGGCGGCCATGGGGCCCCGTGTCCTCATCCAGCCCCGGCCGGGCGCCTCGCAGCTGGTGCACATCCCCGAGGAGAGCCAGGCGGGTGCCGGTGTCCCggccggcagcggggcggccGTGCGAGCCAAGTGGGTGATGGTGGCGGAGAAGGGGGGGGCGCAGCGGGTGGCCAACCCCCCGCGCCTGATGCAGGTCATCGCCATGTCCAAGCAGCAGAGCATCGTTTCTGTCACCCCCAAGCACTCAGAGACGTCCTCGTCCTCTACCAGCTCCGACTCTTCACAGTACCGCTCGCCCTCCGAGCGGGACAGCTCCAGCATCATCACCATTGACGCCCACgcc ccccaccaccccatcGTCCACCTCTCCGCTGGCAACGGGCCCTGGGAGTGGAAATCAGGGCCAAAGGGGCCAGAGGGGCCGGACGCCTACGAGCTGGGCGAGCTGGGGAAGGATTTCCGTGCCTTCCGCCCAGCCAAGAGCGCCGGCGTCTCCCCTGGCTCCTCCGTCAGTGACATGGAGCAGGACGAGCCACGCTACGGCAGCCTGGCCACCAtcccgggggcggcgggggggggcggtggggagcggggggacacccccccccgaggggc gctgggcacgGCCAGCCAGGAGTCCACGCTGCGGAGGAAGCCGGCGGAGAGGGACGGGCAGGTGGACAGCGAGGTGGACCACTACTACAAGAAAATGCAAGCCAGCCGGAGGTTTAAGGACTGA
- the CFD gene encoding complement factor D codes for MGLSPAPVLALLLLGATVDGQPRGRILGGRKADPHVMPYMASLQLDGQHICGGFLIAEQWVLSAAHCTEETDGKTFQVLLGAHSLTKPEPHKRLYRVRVQIPHPGSNIHNNKDDLLLLQLEEKAELNEHVQVLPFQREDRDVAADTVCKVAGWGTTSHSGHRPDELHSLERPVISRDVCNHRTRHDHTITEKMMCTDSRKKDTCKGDSGGPLVCNGVAEGVVTAGSRVCGNYKKPAIYTRIAPYVAWIDSVMASAAGEGDTR; via the exons atGGGGCTGAGTCCCGCTCCCGtccttgccctgctgctgctgggagccacGGTGGACG GGCAGCCCCGGGGACGGATCCTGGGGGGCCGCAAGGCTGACCCCCACGTGATGCCCTACATGGCCTCGCTGCAGCTGGATGGGCAGCACATCTGCGGGGGCTTCCTCATCGCTGAGCAGTGGGTGCTGAGCGCTGCCCACTGCACCGAGGAGAC GGACGGCAAAACCTTCCAGGTCCTCCTGGGCGCCCACTCGCTGACGAAGCCGGAGCCCCACAAACGCCTGTACCGGGTGCGCGTCCAGATCCCCCACCCCGGCAGCAACATCCACAACAACAAGGAcgacctcctcctcctccag ctggaggagaaagcGGAGCTGAACGAGCACGTGCAGGTGCTGCCATTCCAGCGGGAGGACAGGGACGTGGCGGCCGACACGGTGTGCAAGGTGGCAGGCTGGGGGACCACCAGCCACAGCGGCCACCGGCCGGACGAGCTGCACAGCTTGGAGCGGCCGGTGATCAGCCGTGACGTCTGCAACCACCGCACCCGCCACGACCACACCATCACCGAGAAGATGATGTGCACCGACTCCCGCAAGAAGGACACCTGCAAG GGAGACTCCGGTGGCCCCCTGGTCTGCAACGGGGTGGCCGAGGGGGTGGTCACGGCCGGCTCCCGCGTCTGCGGCAACTACAAGAAACCTGCCATCTACACCCGCATCGCCCCGTACGTGGCCTGGATCGACAGCGTCATGGCCTCTgcggctggggagggggacactcgctga